The following are encoded together in the Sphingorhabdus pulchriflava genome:
- a CDS encoding cytochrome P450, producing the protein MNAPVAKPETAIAVIDPKSYAAWDPLLDLFDEIRAETPVLRIESPTDDHAPFWLITRHEDVMRISKDNATFLNSPRPSVLTNRAGEDLARQITGGSPNLVQSLVSLDAPKHPKLRRLTQEWFMPKNLKLIEADIKELAKRTVDRLIAAGPEADFVPLVSAPYPLHVVMQILGVPEEDEPRMLFLTQQMFGGQDEDLNKTGMANLSPEQISQIVLGAVKDFTEYFEKLAEERRQNPGKDVATILANGTIDGQPLDPLDLAGYYIIVAAAGHDTTSASTAGAMLALAKDPEQFAKVKADRSLVAGIVEEAIRWTTPVQHFMRMANEDVEIAGVQIAKGDWLMLNYVAANHDPAQFDEPRKFEAARDQNRHIAFGAGAHQCLGLHLARLEMRILFEEILDRLDSVELAGEPKRANSTFVGGLKTLPIRFRAS; encoded by the coding sequence ATGAACGCACCCGTCGCAAAGCCCGAAACCGCCATCGCGGTCATCGATCCCAAATCCTATGCGGCATGGGATCCGCTGCTCGACCTGTTCGACGAGATCCGGGCGGAAACCCCAGTGCTGCGCATCGAAAGCCCGACCGACGATCACGCGCCCTTCTGGCTGATTACCCGCCATGAAGATGTGATGCGGATCAGCAAGGACAATGCGACCTTCCTTAACAGCCCGCGCCCTTCCGTATTGACCAACCGCGCGGGTGAGGATCTGGCGCGGCAGATCACCGGCGGTTCGCCCAATCTTGTCCAGTCGCTGGTTTCGCTCGATGCGCCCAAGCATCCCAAATTGCGGCGGCTGACCCAGGAATGGTTCATGCCCAAGAATCTGAAGCTGATCGAAGCCGATATCAAAGAGCTCGCTAAGCGTACCGTTGATCGGTTGATTGCTGCCGGGCCGGAGGCGGATTTCGTGCCGCTGGTTTCCGCACCCTATCCGCTGCATGTGGTGATGCAGATATTGGGCGTGCCCGAAGAAGACGAACCGCGCATGCTGTTCCTGACGCAGCAGATGTTCGGCGGGCAGGATGAGGATCTGAACAAGACCGGCATGGCTAATCTGTCACCCGAGCAGATCTCGCAGATCGTGCTGGGCGCGGTGAAGGATTTCACCGAATATTTCGAGAAGCTGGCCGAGGAACGGCGCCAGAATCCGGGCAAGGATGTCGCAACTATCCTTGCCAACGGTACGATCGACGGTCAGCCGCTCGATCCGCTCGACCTTGCAGGATACTACATCATTGTCGCCGCAGCCGGGCATGATACGACCTCTGCGAGCACGGCGGGCGCGATGCTTGCGCTTGCCAAAGACCCGGAGCAATTTGCCAAGGTGAAGGCAGACCGGAGCCTTGTCGCAGGCATCGTTGAGGAAGCGATCCGCTGGACCACGCCGGTGCAGCATTTCATGCGCATGGCGAATGAGGATGTCGAAATCGCGGGTGTGCAGATTGCCAAAGGCGATTGGTTGATGCTCAACTATGTCGCGGCGAACCACGATCCGGCGCAGTTCGACGAACCGCGTAAGTTTGAAGCTGCACGTGACCAGAACCGGCATATCGCCTTTGGCGCCGGTGCGCACCAATGCCTCGGCCTGCATTTGGCCCGGCTGGAAATGCGGATCTTGTTCGAGGAGATTCTCGACCGTCTCGATTCGGTCGAGTTGGCCGGCGAACCGAAACGCGCCAATTCGACCTTTGTCGGCGGGCTCAAGACCTTGCCGATACGCTTTCGCGCCAGCTAG
- a CDS encoding crotonase/enoyl-CoA hydratase family protein, producing MSDALVEARDGILIITINRPDAKNAMNKEASELIAAALDRLDAEDDLRVGIVTGAGGTFCSGMDLKGFLRGETPFVAGRGFGGITQKSPAKPLIAAVDGYALAGGLEVAIACDMIVANENAKFGIPEVKRGLAAAAGGLMRLPKKIAPHIAMELALTGDFMDAKRAYELGLVNRVTSGPALDAAIELAQAIAGNGPLAVKKSKQVIAESGEWSEAEMWQKQTETLGNLFATNDAREGAAAFAEKRKPNWTGT from the coding sequence ATGAGCGACGCATTGGTCGAAGCCCGTGACGGCATTTTGATCATTACGATCAACCGCCCCGACGCGAAAAACGCGATGAACAAGGAGGCGTCGGAGCTGATTGCTGCCGCGCTTGACCGGCTTGATGCAGAGGATGATCTGCGCGTCGGTATCGTGACCGGTGCGGGCGGAACCTTTTGCTCGGGCATGGACCTGAAGGGTTTCCTGCGCGGCGAAACGCCATTCGTCGCTGGCCGAGGCTTTGGCGGCATTACCCAGAAATCACCGGCCAAGCCGCTGATCGCGGCGGTCGATGGCTATGCGCTTGCAGGCGGCCTTGAAGTCGCGATTGCCTGCGACATGATTGTCGCCAACGAAAACGCCAAATTCGGTATCCCCGAAGTCAAGCGCGGGCTTGCCGCAGCGGCGGGCGGCTTGATGCGCCTGCCCAAGAAAATCGCGCCGCATATCGCGATGGAGCTGGCGCTGACGGGTGATTTCATGGACGCGAAACGCGCCTATGAACTCGGCCTCGTCAACCGCGTGACCTCGGGGCCGGCACTCGACGCTGCCATCGAGCTGGCGCAGGCCATTGCGGGCAACGGCCCGCTCGCGGTCAAGAAATCGAAGCAGGTGATCGCCGAATCGGGCGAATGGAGCGAAGCCGAAATGTGGCAGAAGCAGACTGAAACGCTCGGCAATCTCTTCGCCACCAACGATGCCCGCGAAGGCGCCGCTGCCTTTGCCGAAAAGCGCAAGCCCAATTGGACGGGAACGTGA
- a CDS encoding glycine zipper 2TM domain-containing protein, protein MKALIATAAAVALALPGIALADPPRHAPAHGYYKKKQRNAEPIYRDTRVWRGDDDRYYCRRSDGTTGLIIGAAGGALIGRAIDTRGDRAIGTILGAAGGAILGREIDRDRYRCR, encoded by the coding sequence ATGAAAGCCTTGATCGCAACCGCCGCTGCCGTGGCGCTAGCCTTGCCCGGGATCGCCCTTGCCGATCCACCGCGCCATGCCCCGGCACATGGATATTACAAGAAAAAGCAACGTAATGCGGAGCCGATCTATCGCGACACGCGGGTGTGGCGCGGCGACGATGACCGCTATTATTGCCGCCGCAGCGACGGGACCACCGGCTTGATCATAGGTGCCGCAGGTGGCGCATTGATTGGTCGCGCAATCGACACCCGCGGTGACCGCGCGATCGGCACCATATTGGGTGCAGCCGGCGGCGCCATCCTTGGACGCGAAATAGACCGCGACCGCTATCGCTGCCGCTAA
- a CDS encoding acyl-CoA synthetase: MHPKIHATVNPDKPAVLMAGSGQVVTYAQLEANSNRVAQLLRSLGLGHGDTIAMCMENRAEFFDLAWGAQRAGLVFVAISNRLTASEIDYILQDSGSQALFTSNYLGDTLDQIETPVKRYIVGGERAGWTPFEGELAKMPSTPVADERAGTDMLYSSGTTGRPKGVRLPLPEEADIAAVNPLAMIAAGAFGFTGDSIYLSPAPLYHAAPLRWCMAVHRLGGTVVVMEKYDPEEALAAIEKYKITDSQWVPTHFVRMLKLPEEVRTKYDVSSLKCAVHAAAPCPVPVKEAMIAWWGPVLREYYAGTEGNGFTFINSEDWLAHKGSVGKALNAIIHICGEDGEEVPVGEEGVVYFESESQFSYHNDPVKTAESRHPKHANWSMLGDVGKVDEEGFLYLTDRKSFMIISGGVNIYPQEIENLLVHHPKVADAAVIGAPDDDMGERVVAIVQPLDWANAGDELADELKAYLRPSLSGVKMPRQIDFREELPRHATGKLYKRLLRDEYWGNKDSRIV; this comes from the coding sequence ATGCACCCCAAGATTCATGCCACGGTTAACCCCGACAAACCCGCCGTCCTCATGGCCGGGTCCGGACAGGTCGTGACCTATGCCCAGCTTGAAGCCAATTCGAACCGGGTGGCGCAATTGCTGCGTTCGCTGGGGCTGGGCCATGGCGATACCATTGCCATGTGCATGGAAAACCGGGCTGAGTTTTTCGATCTGGCATGGGGTGCCCAGCGCGCCGGTTTGGTCTTTGTGGCGATCAGCAACCGGCTGACTGCTTCGGAGATCGATTATATCCTGCAGGATAGCGGCTCGCAGGCGTTGTTTACCTCCAACTATCTGGGCGATACGCTTGACCAGATCGAAACGCCGGTGAAGCGCTATATTGTTGGCGGTGAACGGGCGGGCTGGACACCGTTTGAGGGCGAACTAGCCAAAATGCCGTCAACCCCGGTCGCCGATGAGCGTGCGGGCACCGACATGCTCTACAGTTCCGGTACCACCGGGCGCCCCAAAGGTGTGCGACTGCCTTTGCCTGAGGAAGCCGATATTGCAGCGGTCAACCCGCTGGCGATGATCGCTGCCGGTGCCTTCGGTTTTACCGGCGACAGCATCTATCTTTCGCCTGCCCCGCTGTATCATGCCGCGCCCTTGCGCTGGTGCATGGCAGTGCATCGCCTTGGTGGCACCGTGGTGGTGATGGAAAAATATGATCCCGAAGAGGCACTGGCTGCGATCGAGAAATACAAGATTACCGACAGCCAGTGGGTGCCAACGCATTTCGTCCGCATGCTCAAGCTGCCCGAAGAGGTGCGCACAAAATATGATGTCTCGTCGTTGAAATGCGCCGTCCATGCGGCTGCCCCCTGCCCGGTTCCGGTCAAGGAAGCGATGATCGCCTGGTGGGGGCCGGTATTGCGCGAATATTATGCGGGTACCGAAGGCAATGGTTTCACTTTCATCAACAGCGAAGATTGGCTGGCGCACAAGGGCTCGGTCGGTAAGGCATTGAATGCCATCATCCACATCTGTGGCGAGGATGGTGAGGAAGTGCCGGTGGGCGAGGAAGGCGTCGTTTATTTCGAGAGCGAATCGCAATTCAGCTATCATAATGACCCCGTGAAGACCGCCGAAAGCCGCCACCCGAAACATGCGAATTGGTCGATGCTCGGCGATGTCGGCAAGGTTGATGAAGAGGGCTTCCTCTACTTGACCGACCGCAAGAGCTTCATGATCATTTCGGGCGGGGTGAATATCTATCCGCAGGAAATTGAAAATCTGCTGGTGCATCATCCCAAGGTTGCCGACGCGGCGGTCATCGGTGCGCCTGACGACGATATGGGCGAGCGCGTGGTCGCCATCGTCCAGCCGCTCGACTGGGCCAATGCTGGCGACGAACTGGCCGACGAACTCAAGGCCTATCTGCGTCCCAGCCTGTCGGGCGTGAAGATGCCACGTCAGATAGATTTCCGCGAAGAGCTGCCCCGCCATGCGACCGGCAAGCTCTACAAGCGGCTGCTGCGCGACGAATATTGGGGCAACAAAGACAGCCGGATCGTTTGA